Genomic segment of Gloeocapsa sp. PCC 7428:
TTCTGCGCTTATATGCTGCAATCTAGCTTAGCTTATACCGGAGTTGGAGCGTTAGTAGGTGTTGCAGTGTTGCTAGCTGGTGTACCGTTATTAGTCATCACGCGGATGATGCGTGACAGTAGCATAAGGAGAGAGTAATGCAATTAAGACGAACAGCATGGGTGTTAATGACAAGTATTGGCTTCGCCGTAGGAGTTGCAGGATGTAACTCGCAAACGTTAACGAATGCGCAAACCCCGCAAGTTGAAACTCCTACTCAAAGTCCCGAACGTCAACCTGATGTCGTTTACGTACCAACCCCGCAAGAAGTCGTAGACGAAATGCTCACGCTTGCCAAAGTTACAAAAGATGATGTTATCTATGACTTAGGTAGCGGCGATGGTAGAATACCGATTACCGCAGCACAAAAATATGGTGCGCGGGGTATAGGCATTGATATTAATCCAGAACGAATTCGCGAAGCTAACGAAAATGCTCAAAAAGCCGGAGTTACCGATCGCGTTCAGTTTCTTCAGCAAGACTTGTTCCAAAGCGACTTTAGCGAAGCAACAGTAGTAACGCTGTATCTACTACCGGAACTAAATGTTAAGCTACGTCCTCAATTATTCAAACAACTCAAGCCAGGTACGCGCGTT
This window contains:
- a CDS encoding cyclopropane-fatty-acyl-phospholipid synthase family protein — encoded protein: MQLRRTAWVLMTSIGFAVGVAGCNSQTLTNAQTPQVETPTQSPERQPDVVYVPTPQEVVDEMLTLAKVTKDDVIYDLGSGDGRIPITAAQKYGARGIGIDINPERIREANENAQKAGVTDRVQFLQQDLFQSDFSEATVVTLYLLPELNVKLRPQLFKQLKPGTRVVSHDFDMGDWKPDRVVQTQEGSTIYYWVIPEQIPANLRDTDSNT